One window of the Sebastes umbrosus isolate fSebUmb1 chromosome 1, fSebUmb1.pri, whole genome shotgun sequence genome contains the following:
- the wnk2 gene encoding serine/threonine-protein kinase WNK2 isoform X8: protein MDSSTDPPLGSTFSSAPDLDSDINANARRLVYQNGTDHNVNIQKGASDPSASTDYRALVRQRFIRRSLWMSDSEEQQQQQQQQQQQAVESVSISQVPRIDLRSIRTRVLQVTPHLSLQETSSTEEEKRSHQVGLKDSEHTESESEEEKKREDSKSQVEEPKVEVEVEVATSDVTGKAGSDENEEEPGMKAVSTSPGGRFLKFDIELGRGSFKTVYKGLDTETWVEVAWCELQERKLSKAERQRFKEEAEMLKALQHPNIVRFYDFWESPVKGKKCIVLVTELMTSGTLKTYLKRFKVMKPKVLRSWCRQILKGLHFLHTRTPPIIHRDLKCDNIFITGPTGSVKIGDLGLATLKRASFAKSVIGTPEFMAPEMYEEHYDEAVDVYAFGMCMLEMATSEYPYSECQNAAQIYRKVTSGVKPASYSKVSDPEIKEIIGECICNKWEERYSIKDLLNHAFFAEDTGVRVELNEDDDGKKSSIALKLWVEDAKKLKGKYKDTGAIEFSFDLVNEVPEVVAQEMVESGFFLDCDVKVVGKSIRDRVALIKWRRERTVSSANGEAAVKKPQQNLLQVPGAVVPQAPTLATTDYDDQEVEPQTLICTVPAATSTTSDSGVSTAMQLDNLNNQQDGLYQSLPEPISTAQMIYSPPAQADPQLHQGPYQQPTAQASHENYTLTSTQLHQGAYQQTTGQLHPGAYHQPAAQLHQGPCQSQTTASAPATPAPIVHQSRQTAQSFPAAAPTLQPQLTAQPSHEQCHLQPAAVLPQFPSPYPVVQIGGLKPSPFPPAPLPCAYSSSGPLMSSSHYSPSPRHPSLPLTPHATLPSIPTLSTPLTPLSTPQHVPNVALSIPHFAMSPAVPQQQGGPLPSQANLGSFYTTHPIPLSQVQPTPYPAPYPEQELAQPPVQVQMIAPQGNLEDIHLWAPVHPVLPAVQPPLWGSGVDAETSAAGRDLIVAPTVPTPASISATAQVETQAPAQTPAQNQPPLPISVQAPVMPQTPALTLVNAPTSVPMQVPTSVQTIAPVQAPGSASGLTFGTPKGSSTSSDTSSAIGKPKHSVPGLGSAQIPGTLPDPAPVAAPVLQPAGIQTAVSLSECASLATPQQNFELTSASSTLQQEPCVEDVLQDKPVSLPSYFYDSVNSDVASGKETSDGYDSLASGGKGDGKPRKHHRKSARTRSRQEKTSKPKLSMLNVSNTGDKMVECQLETHNHKMVTFKFDLDGDAPEEIATYMVENGFILLLEKEIFIDQLKDIVDKAEDMLNEDLEGERASALSCSPEQGQLSEGLVGESQQPGGPQPVYQQNVLHTGKRWFIICPVEETPTSSQETPSDGTATQSPGSSANTQPADSGTARPSVSREEGSSSTMSGGSGGFTYDLYGFCSPPIMSNTDPLLLATLSPPVSAPPTLQSVTSVEPVASSVQPSVHQAQPARAQTLPPSSPHTSFPVDESQGSPLGSVSPIQAAQQMPDMTCPVSMADEVPCCPLVMPLSLDVSGLQAGSPLTPLPLQEPGSAKEPLSVSYASAVRSERPQQPVVMHQPFSSVGGTKVSSVPQSPAPSQHGAGPGESDGEGRLGRGGFVDSTIKTLDEKLRNLLYQEYAPMYPSGSVAETPGSGTEYIQSPPGPDSAAGGSGNSTPGLMGEGRYRAGEQLPQIPERMDSLSTLSDSAVCASLSRRHVPHSASCSGTRGRFKIMSVPPEVANRRDVKQRSWSSAASPAHPIGYNEDHGQAEAMSASTTIGRFSVVSTEDDITQRTRCSRYSAPPDFYLDTPPSMAKRASLPHALTSNSVSVDVTVHARFLSSDSGAESSPAKLAPATPSQHTRSERRGSDLMKRAVAFLRRSGRSSSVQSSDSPNRHGGVHGSAYASSDNDSEMEDSDMKRELQRLREKHLREISELQAHQRGEVELLYRRLGKAPPTGLGLSHVAPHAGRRKRSSKHRLKPGKLLSPLVQQFRNVTTKTSDSSRSSAAAGAGEPTVSLNGSPAKGSLPTHGRARSCTSHLPSSTTEPVQTQQPCSLKGSFSSDNIYAGLRGDGTGTQAPPGQGWSNQPQTSERVTYKSSSKPRARFLSGPVSLSIWSTLKRLCLGKERGNRSGAGPGPFNQSQQPPTGATPPSHQPVMGLAQAQANNSNNKTGTYTGSSMSANENNLPEDLQRLMEDWAQEVLIVTHRPRTNSLSISGQQLWNQVVPRTRGQLASASDVSWTASGPEACSLPVSWPDSPGSTVMTGPSTGPGYQLHSPAAFRALSSSLSVSQWPGLLFPLPSGVFAFPAVPSAQDAHSPIPAPSYQPPDPKARTL from the exons atggattCAAGCACAGATCCGCCACTTGGATCCACATTTTCCTCAGCACCTGATTTAGATTCGGACATTAATGCAAATGCACGTCGGCTTGTATACCAGAATGGGACGGATCATAATGTTAACATCCAGAAAGGAGCCAGTGACCCCAGCGCGTCCACAGACTACAGGGCGCTGGTCCGACAGAGGTTCATCCGGAGGAGTTTGTGGATGTCAGACtctgaagagcagcagcagcagcagcagcagcagcagcagcaggcagtggAGTCTGTCAGCATCAGCCAGGTGCCTCGCATTGACCTGCGGAGCATCCGGACGCGGGTTCTGCAGGTAACCCCTCACCTGAGCCTCCAGGAGACCTCcagcacagaggaggagaagaggagccACCAGGTGGGACTGAAGGACAGCGAGCACACAGAGAGCGagagtgaggaggagaagaagagagaagacaGCAAGAGTCAAGTCGAGGAGCCAAAGGTAGAGGTGGAGGTTGAGGTTGCAACCTCGGATGTCACAGGTAAAGCAGGAAGTGACGAGAACGAAGAGGAACCCGGGATGAAGGCCGTGTCCACTTCACCTGGGGGGCGATTCCTCAAGTTTGACATTGAGCTGGGCCGAGGGTCCTTCAAGACCGTCTATAAAGGTCTGGACACCGAGACCTGGGTCGAAGTGGCGTGGTGTGAACTCCAG GAACGGAAATTGTCCAAGGCTGAGAGACAGAGGTTCAAAGAGGAGGCAGAGATGTTAAAGGCTCTCCAGCATCCCAACATCGTTCGATTTTACGACTTCTGGGAATCACCGGTCAAAGGGAAGAAGTGCATCGTTCTGGTGACGGAGCTGATGACCTCAGGGACACTGAAAAC GTATCTGAAGCGTTTTAAGGTGATGAAGCCTAAAGTTCTTAGGAGCTGGTGCAGGCAGATTCTCAAAGGCCTCCACTTTCTGCACACAAGGACTCCTCCAATCATCCACAGAGATCTCAAGTGTGACAACATCTTCATCACTGGTCCCACAGGCTCTGTCAAAATAGGAGACCTGGGCCTGGCAACACTGAAGAGGGCCTCCTTTGCGAAAAGTGTTATTG GCACTCCAGAGTTCATGGCCCCAGAGATGTATGAGGAGCACTATGACGAGGCTGTGGATGTCTACGCCTTTGGGATGTGTATGCTGGAGATGGCCACCTCAGAATATCCTTACTCTGAGTGTCAAAACGCTGCTCAGATCTACCGCAAAGTCACCAGT GGGGTGAAACCTGCCAGCTACAGCAAAGTCAGTGACCCAGAAATTAAGGAAATAATCGGGGAATGTATCTGCAACAAATGGGAGGAAAG GTACTCCATCAAGGACCTCCTGAATCACGCCTTCTTTGCAGAGGATACAGGCGTGAGGGTGGAGCTCAATGAAGACGATGATGGGAAGAAGTCATCCATTGCTCTGAAGCTGTGGGTTGAGGATGCTAAAAAGCTGAAGGGGAAGTACAAGGACACCGGTGCCATTGAGTTTTCCTTTGACTTGGTGAACGAGGTCCCAGAGGTTGTTGCCCAAGAAATG GTGGAATCAGGTTTTTTCCTGGACTGTGATGTGAAGGTAGTTGGGAAGTCCATCCGGGACCGAGTGGCTCTCATCAAATGGAGGAGGGAGCGGACTGTCTCGTCGGCAAATGGCGAGGCAGCCGTGAAGAAGCCGCAGCAGAACCTACTGCAGGTGCCCGGTGCCGTTGTACCACAGGCACCTACATTAGCTACGACAGATTACGACGACCAAGAGGTGGAGCCGCAGACCTTGATCTGCACCGTGCCAGCCGCCACGTCTACCACAT CTGACAGCGGAGTGAGCACTGCCATGCAATTAGATAACCTAAACAATCAGCAAGATGGCCTTTACCAGTCGCTTCCAGAACCCATTTCCACAGCTCAGATGATCTACAGTCCTCCTGCACAGGCAGACCCTCAGCTGCACCAGGGGCCCTACCAGCAACCCACAGCACAGGCCTCTCATGAAAACTACACACTAACATCCACTCAACTACACCAGGGAGCCTACCAGCAAACCACAGGTCAGCTGCATCCTGGGGCCTATCATCAACCCGCAGCACAACTGCACCAGGGGCCTTGTCAGTCTCAAACA ACAGCTTCTGCTCCAGCTACACCAGCCCCTATTGTGCACCAGAGTAGACAGACAGCACAGAGCTTCCCAGCTGCAGCCCCCACTCTACAGCCACAGCTTACTGCCCAACCCAGCCATGAGCAG TGCCATCTCCAACCAGCTGCTGTTCTGCCCCAG TTTCCCTCACCATATCCTGTTGTTCAAATAGGGGGCCTCAAGCCCTCTCCCTTCCCCCCAGCTCCTCTGCCCTGTGCCTACAGCAGCAGTGGCCCTCTTATGTCTAGCTCCCACTACTCACCTTCACCCCGACATCCCTCCCTACCTCTGACCCCTCACGCTACCCTGCCCTCTATACCCACTCTCAGCACCCCTCTGACCCCTCTGTCCACACCTCAGCACGTGCCCAATGTGGCTCTCTCTATTCCACACTTTGCCATGTCCCCTGCAGTGCCCCAGCAGCAGGGCGGCCCTCTTCCATCTCAGGCAAACCTCGGTAGCTTCTATACCACCCACCCCATACCTCTCTCCCAGGTACAACCCACCCCATACCCCGCCCCCTACCCTGAGCAGGAACTGGCTCAGCCGCCTGTCCAG GTACAGATGATTGCACCACAGGGTAATTTAGAAGACATTCACCTGTGGGCTCCAGTCCATCCTGTCTTGCCTGCTGTTCAGCCTCCTCTCTGGGGAAGCGGAGTAGACGCCGAAACGTCTGCAGCCGGCCGAGACTTGATTGTAGCTCCTACAGTCCCAACCCCAGCCTCAATCTCGGCTACAGCCCAAGTTGAAACTCAAGCCCCAGCACAAACTCCAGCACAAAACCAACCACCGCTCCCAATATCAGTTCAAGCTCCAGTCATGCCTCAAACTCCAGCTTTGACCCTTGTTAATGCCCCAACTTCAGTCCCAATGCAAGTTCCAACATCAGTGCAAACCATAGCCCCAGTTCAAGCACCAGGCTCTGCATCGGGTCTCACTTTTGGAACACCAAAAGGCTCATCTACAAGCTCAGATACATCTTCTGCAATTGGTAAACCCAAACACTCAGTGCCAGGTTTAGGCTCTGCCCAGATCCCTGGCACGCTGCCAGACCCAGCTCCTGTCGCAGCTCCAGTTCTGCAGCCTGCTGGCATCCAGACAGCAGTCTCACTGTCTGAGTGTGCCAGCCTGGCCACACCTCAGCAAAACTTCGAGTTGACATCTGCATCTAGCACCCTTCAACAAGAGCCCTGTGTAGAG GATGTGCTTCAGGACAAACCCGTATCTTTACCCAGTTATTTCTATGACAG CGTCAACTCTGACGTGGCATCAGGTAAGGAAACAAGTGACGGCTATGACAGCTTGGCTAGTGGAGGGAAGGGCGACGGAAAACCCAGGAAACACCACCGCAAGTCTGCCCGCACACGCTCCCGGCAGGAAAAGACCAGCAAACCCAAACTGAGCATGCTCAAT GTTTCCAACACTGGGGATAAAATGGTCGAATGTCAGCTGGAGACTCACAACCACAAAATGGTGACATTTAAATTTGATCTGGATGGAGATGCACCGGAGGAAATTGCCACTTACATG GTAGAGAACGGGTTCATCCTACTTTTAGAGAAGGAGATCTTCATTGACCAGCTAAAGGACATTGTGGATAAAGCTGAAGACATGCTGAATGAAGACTTGGAGGGTGAAAGGGCCTCCGCCTTGAGTTGTAGTCCTGAACAAGGCCAGCTTTCGGAGGGGCTGGTCGGAGAG AGTCAGCAGCCTGGAGGACCTCAGCCTGTCTATCAGCAGAATG TTCTTCATACAGGAAAGAGATGGTTCATAATCTGCCCCGTAGAGGAGACGCCCACATCCAGCCAGGAAACCCCGTCTGATGGTACAGCTACACAGTCTCCCGGGAGTTCAGCCAACACCCAGCCTGCTGACAGTGGCACTGCAAGGCCGTCTGTATCCAGAG AAGAGGGGTCGTCCTCCACAATGTCTGGTGGAAGTGGAGGCTTCACCTACGATTTGTATGGATTCTGTAGCCCTCCGATAATGTCCAACACAGACCCTCTCCTCTTAGCTACTCTGTCTCCCCCTGTGTCTGCTCCCCCGACCCTTCAGTCAGTGACCTCGGTGGAGCCTGTGGCCAGCTCGGTGCAGCCCAGTGTTCATCAGGCCCAGCCAGCCAGAGCTCAAACTTTGCCCCCGTCATCCCCACATACGTCTTTCCCAGTGGATGAGTCACAGGGATCCCCTTTGGGCTCCGTCTCCCCGATCCAAGCAGCTCAGCAGATGCCCGACATGACATGTCCTGTTTCTATGGCTGACGAGGTGCCGTGCTGCCCTCTGGTCATGCCCCTGTCTCTGGATGTGAGCGGTTTACAGGCCGggtctcctctcactcctcttcCACTCCAGGAGCCAGGTTCAGCCAAAGAGCCGCTGTCTGTCTCCTACGCGTCAGCAGTGCGCAGCGAGCGCCCACAGCAGCCCGTGGTGATGCACCAGCCGTTTTCCAGCGTGGGGGGGACCAAAGTGTCCTCAGTACCCCAGAGCCCAGCGCCATCCCAGCACGGCGCAGGGCCCGGGGAGTCAGACGGTGAAGGAAGGCTGGGCCGCGGGGGCTTTGTGGACAGCACCATTAAAACACTGGATGAGAAGCTAAGGAACTTGCTCTACCAGGAATATGCTCCCATGTATCCATCAGGCAGCGTTGCAGAGACACCAGGCTCCGGCACCGAGTACATCCAGTCTCCTCCTGGTCCAGACAGCGCCGCAGGAGGGTCAGGAAACAGCACTCCAGGGCTGATGGGGGAGGGACGCTACAGGGCAGGAGAACAGCTG CCTCAAATTCCAGAGCGAATGGATAGTTTGAGCACGCTGAGTGACTCAGCCGTGTGTG CTTCCCTGTCAAGAAGACACGTTCCTCACTCTGCTTCCTGCTCTGGAACAAGAGGCCGATTTAAG ATAATGTCTGTTCCTCCTGAAGTGGCCAATAGACGAGATGTGAAGCAGAGGAGCTGGAGCAGCGCTGCCTCACCGGCGCACCCTATAGGATACAACGAGGACCACGGCCAGGCTGAGGCCATGTCCGCATCCACCACAATTGGCCGTTTCTCTGTGGTTAGCACTGAAGATGACATTACGCAGAGGACGCGCTGCAGCCGCTATTCTGCACCGCCTGATTTCTACCTGGACACACCTCCGTCCATGGCCAAGCGGGCCTCCCTGCCTCACGCCCTGACCTCGAACTCTGTCTCTGTGGATGTCACGGTCCATGctcgtttcctctcctcagACTCGGGGGCTGAGAGCAGCCCTGCAAAGCTGGCTCCTGCCACGCCGTCTCAACATACTCGCTCTGAGCGCAGAGGAAGTGACCTCATGAAGAGGGCAGTGGCCTTCCTCCGTCGTTCAGGGCGCAGCAGCAGCGTGCAGAGCTCTGACTCGCCGAATAGGCACGGAGGCGTGCATGGCTCGGCCTATGCCAGCAGTGATAATGACTCAGAGATGGAGGACTCGGACATGAAGAGGGAACTACAGAGGCTCAGGGAGAA ACATCTGAGGGAGATCTCTGAGCTGCAGGCCCACCAGCGGGGGGAAGTGGAGCTGCTGTATCGCCGGCTTGGCAAAGCCCCTCCTACTGGCCTTGGTCTCTCGCACGTTGCACCACACGCCGGTCGTAGGAAGCGGTCCAGCAAGCACAGACTGAAACCTGGCAAACTTCTCAGCCCTCTGGTCCAACAATTTAGAAATGTCACAACCAAAACTAGTGACTCCAGCAGATCCA gtgctgCTGCAGGTGCAGGTGAGCCCACAGTCAGTTTAAATGGCTCTCCAGCCAAAGGGTCTTTACCCACTCACGGCAGGGCACGGTCATGCACCAGCCACCTTCCCAGCTCAACCACAGAGCCCGTACAGACTCAGCAGCCCTGTTCCCTCAAGGGATCGTTTTCTTCTGATAATATTTACGCGGGACTACGCGGAGACGGCACCGGCACTCAAGCTCCACCCGGACAAG GCTGGTCTAATCAACCTCAAACATCTGAGAGAGTGACCTATAAATCGAGTAGCAAGCCTCGAGCTAGATTTCTCAGTGGGCCTGTGTCTTTGTCTATCT gGTCAACACTGAAGCGATTGTGTCTCGGCAAAGAGCGTGGCAACA GGTCTGGAGCCGGGCCAGGGCCTTTCAATCAATCACAGCAGCCGCCTACCGGTGCCACACCTCCTTCTCATCAGCCAGTGATGGGGCTGGCCCAAGCTCAAGCcaataacagcaacaacaagACAGGCACATACACTGGCTCATCCATGAGTGCCAACGAAAACAACCTGCCTGAAGACTTGCAGCGGCTGATGGAGGACTGGGCCCAGGAGGTTCTCATCGTCACCCACAGGCCGCGCACCAACTCTCTGAGCATCAGTGGGCAGCAGCTTTGGAATCAGGTTGTGCCTCGAACACGTGGACAACTGGCTAGTGCTTCAGAT GTATCATGGACAGCTTCGGGTCCAGAGGCCTGCAGTCTTCCCGTGTCATGGCCCGATAGCCCCGGGTCAACAGTGATGACCGGCCCCTCCACAGGGCCAGGTTATCAGCTACACTCTCCTGCTGCGTTCAGGGCCTTGTCCTCATCTCTTTCTGTTAGCCAGTGGCCTGGGTTGCTCTTCCCCCTTCCTTCAGGAGTCTTTGCCTTTCCTGCTGTGCCCTCAGCCCAGGACGCCCACAGCCCCATTCCAGCTCCATCGTATCAGCCGCCCGACCCCAAAGCCAGGACTCTCTAA